The region CCTTTTGGAATTTTACCACCAAGATTAGTGTACTTTTCAGGATTTTTTAAGAATTCAACAATTTCTTGTATTTCTTCTTTGGCACCTTCTAGTCCTGCAACATCTTTAAAAGTGGTTTTGATATCTGTTTTTTCGTCAAAAAGTTTGGCTTTTGATTTTCCGATATTAAATATTTGGCCACCGCCTCCAGCGCCACCACCAGACATTTTTCTCATAATAAAAATCCAAACACCTATAATAATGATGATAGGAAGTAAACTAATAAGAATGTCAGACCAATTGCTTTTAGCTAAGAAATTAAAGTCTTTTAATTTTCCTTCGGCTACCGCTTTTTCTAGCTTGGTTTGAAATATTTGATCGTTACCAATTTCAAAAGTATATTGAGGACCTTTGTTAGGTCTGTCAAAAATATCTTTTGCTACTTTTTGGTGTTCTTTGTCTTTTAAAGCTTCCGTTTTCAAGAAAACTTCAGCTTCGGTTTTATTGTAGACAATTACTTTTTCAATTTGCCCTTTTTCTAAATAGGCGTTGAATTTTGAAGAAGTTAATTGTGCCGGTTCTTGTAAGCTGGAACTGCCGGTAATAAAGCTGATAAAAAGGAAAATAAGCAAAATGGCAGTGTAAACTAACCAAGGACTTATTTTAAATTTATTAGGATTAGGATTATTTTCTTTTGCCATTCTGAATGTCTTTCTTTAATATTTATTAGCTATTGTAGTTATTTTTGCATCTCCCCACAAACTTTCGATATTGTAATATTCTCTAATTTGTTTTTGAAATACATGTACTACGATGTGTACATAATCCATAAGTACCCATTCCGCATTACCAGAACCTTCAACGTGCCAAGGTTTATCTTTTAGTTCTTTTGAAACTACTTTTTGAATAGAGCTAACAATTGCATTTACCTGCGTATTTGAATTACCATTGCAGATAACAAAATAGTCACAAACTGCGCTATCAATCTCTCTCAGATCGAGAATCTCAATGTCACTTCCTTTTACTTCTTCGATTCCCGCTATAATGTTGGCTAGTAAAGCATCATTATTTATAGTTTTTTTTGTCATGAAATGTTTTTATATAAGTTTGTAAAGTTACCATTTTTTGTGATTATTTTTGAACCTTAACATAATATTAAATTCTGTTGCACAAATAATAGCTAATGAAACTAATCAAACTCGATGCCATAGATTCAACAAACGAGTTTCTTAAAGGACTATCGAATAAGCAGGAACTCCTAAACTTTACTGTTGTTACGGCCGAAAATCAAACTAAAGGTAAGGGGCAAATGGGTTCTGTTTGGGATTCTGAATTAGGTAAGAATTTGATAATGAGTGTTTTTGTTAAAGACTCGTTGTCAAATATAGATCAAATATACAATCTTAATGTGGCGATTGCAGTA is a window of Flavobacterium acetivorans DNA encoding:
- the rsfS gene encoding ribosome silencing factor, yielding MTKKTINNDALLANIIAGIEEVKGSDIEILDLREIDSAVCDYFVICNGNSNTQVNAIVSSIQKVVSKELKDKPWHVEGSGNAEWVLMDYVHIVVHVFQKQIREYYNIESLWGDAKITTIANKY